In the genome of Persephonella sp. KM09-Lau-8, one region contains:
- a CDS encoding CinA family nicotinamide mononucleotide deamidase-related protein, which translates to MRIFILITGSEFTYGLKQEKNSLFIAKEAFKRGAQIIGIAIAPDDIYTIQYFLKMGLDKSDVVIVSGGLGPTEDDVTREAVSEAIGVPLIYDEEWLKRIKETLKQQGREITDDIKKMAKIPYGARKIENPVGKALGFIKVLDDVQKAVVCVPGVPSEMKPMVLKAFELLGLKETEEFIHLFRTFGKPEAEINYILKDIEGLVLNSSPKGVDVYVIEKEKFFLDNKVKVIRERLGELIYTEDEKEMEEVVGNLLREKSKTISTAESSTGGLIAARIVNVPGSSEYFMGSVVSYSNQVKINQLGVNKEDIEKYGAVSKTVGKQMAEGVKKLLKTDIALSDTGIAGPTGGTPEKPVGLHYVGYSDDNKTEVHRVVFKGERNDVRLAVSQFALNLVRLNLR; encoded by the coding sequence ATGAGAATATTTATTCTTATCACTGGCTCCGAGTTTACATACGGTTTAAAACAGGAAAAGAATTCATTATTTATAGCAAAGGAAGCCTTTAAAAGAGGTGCACAGATAATAGGCATAGCAATAGCTCCCGATGATATATACACCATCCAGTATTTTCTAAAAATGGGGCTGGATAAATCAGATGTTGTAATTGTATCAGGGGGACTAGGACCCACTGAAGATGATGTAACCCGCGAAGCTGTATCAGAAGCCATTGGAGTTCCCCTTATATACGATGAGGAATGGCTAAAAAGAATCAAAGAAACCCTCAAACAGCAAGGTAGAGAAATCACAGATGATATAAAAAAAATGGCCAAAATTCCTTATGGAGCCAGAAAAATAGAAAATCCTGTAGGCAAAGCCCTTGGATTTATAAAAGTGCTTGATGATGTCCAGAAGGCTGTTGTATGTGTTCCAGGAGTCCCTTCCGAGATGAAACCAATGGTTTTAAAAGCCTTTGAACTACTTGGACTGAAAGAAACAGAGGAATTTATTCATCTGTTCAGGACATTTGGAAAACCTGAAGCAGAGATTAACTATATACTAAAGGATATAGAAGGCCTTGTTTTGAATAGTTCTCCTAAAGGTGTTGATGTATACGTCATAGAAAAAGAAAAATTTTTCCTTGATAACAAGGTAAAAGTAATAAGAGAAAGACTTGGAGAATTAATCTATACAGAAGATGAAAAAGAGATGGAAGAAGTTGTGGGGAATTTACTCAGAGAAAAAAGTAAAACCATCTCTACTGCAGAGTCTTCAACAGGCGGACTTATAGCCGCCAGAATAGTAAATGTTCCCGGCTCATCAGAGTATTTCATGGGGAGTGTAGTTTCTTACTCAAATCAGGTAAAGATAAATCAGCTTGGGGTAAATAAAGAGGATATTGAGAAATATGGAGCAGTCAGCAAAACTGTTGGCAAACAAATGGCTGAAGGGGTTAAAAAACTTCTTAAAACAGATATAGCTTTATCTGACACAGGGATTGCAGGACCCACAGGTGGAACACCTGAAAAACCGGTAGGCTTACATTATGTAGGATATTCAGATGATAATAAAACAGAAGTTCATAGGGTAGTATTCAAAGGAGAGAGAAATGATGTTCGCCTTGCTGTGTCCCAGTTTGCATTAAATTTAGTTCGTCTAAATCTCAGGTAG
- a CDS encoding diguanylate cyclase, which yields MEAKIKKSVLIYISIFLILSIAIFFLFEQKKEQNKQIYLNQKIVKAAAEFKATLNGYKMVIEFIQKRYFSDEKFLKLLYLIEKAPVSERSKLRKLLSEEYKDLYKDMQRYGIKFIQVKLPDGTVFLRFHRPEKFGDNQKKEEKINIIFETEKKEKFVGGFKFPYELYYKDKFLGTVEIILSYEALKDQLRKIFQGEYVFLIYKEVLFNVLSKGIRKTYIQSEFDENFYYESSDLKSYAIPPDIFAKINLSLKEKIKNRLEQFSNFAVDIKIDGNYYVVSFIVIKNITGKKVGYLVYYEKDNTISIFNEAFIIMYLSVEFSILAVFALLINIIKRSERFKTLSETDPLTGIYNKGKFNRILEEELKKVKRYGRPLGLIIFDIDHFKKINDTYGHQVGDYVLKTIAKIVKENIRDTDVFARWGGEEFVIIAPETDISGTRILAEKLRKKIEEYNFDKVGKVTSSFGVTEATPEDTPDSIVKRADQALYLAKEKGRNRVEVILPEI from the coding sequence ATGGAAGCCAAAATAAAAAAATCGGTGCTTATATATATATCAATTTTTCTTATTTTGTCTATAGCTATATTTTTCCTGTTTGAACAGAAAAAGGAACAAAACAAACAGATTTATTTAAATCAAAAAATTGTAAAAGCTGCAGCGGAATTTAAAGCTACTCTGAATGGCTATAAGATGGTAATTGAGTTTATCCAGAAAAGGTATTTCAGCGATGAGAAATTTTTGAAACTTTTATATCTAATTGAAAAAGCTCCTGTTTCTGAGAGGAGTAAATTAAGAAAGTTATTGTCTGAGGAGTATAAAGATTTATATAAAGATATGCAAAGGTATGGAATAAAATTTATTCAGGTAAAGTTGCCAGATGGAACTGTTTTCCTGAGATTTCATAGACCTGAAAAATTCGGAGATAATCAAAAAAAGGAAGAAAAAATCAATATCATTTTTGAAACAGAGAAAAAAGAAAAATTTGTTGGAGGTTTTAAATTTCCTTATGAGCTTTATTACAAGGATAAATTTTTAGGAACAGTTGAGATAATTCTCTCTTATGAAGCTTTAAAAGACCAGCTGCGGAAAATATTTCAGGGGGAATATGTATTTCTTATTTATAAAGAGGTTTTATTTAATGTTCTATCAAAAGGAATCAGAAAAACATATATTCAGAGTGAGTTTGATGAGAATTTTTATTATGAATCTTCAGATCTCAAAAGTTATGCCATACCACCTGATATCTTTGCCAAGATAAATTTATCTTTAAAAGAAAAAATAAAAAATCGTCTTGAACAATTTTCCAATTTTGCTGTTGATATAAAAATAGATGGAAACTATTATGTGGTTTCCTTTATTGTGATTAAAAATATTACCGGAAAAAAAGTTGGTTATCTGGTTTATTATGAAAAAGACAACACAATTTCCATATTTAATGAAGCATTTATCATAATGTATCTGTCTGTTGAGTTTTCAATTCTTGCAGTATTTGCGTTACTGATAAATATAATTAAACGTAGTGAAAGATTTAAAACTCTTTCTGAAACAGACCCATTAACAGGAATATATAACAAAGGCAAATTCAACAGAATACTTGAAGAAGAACTTAAGAAAGTTAAGAGATATGGCCGACCTCTTGGATTGATAATATTTGATATAGACCATTTCAAAAAAATTAATGATACTTATGGTCATCAGGTTGGGGATTATGTCCTGAAAACAATAGCAAAAATAGTAAAAGAAAATATTCGGGACACAGATGTTTTTGCCAGATGGGGTGGTGAGGAGTTTGTTATTATTGCACCTGAAACTGACATAAGTGGAACAAGAATTTTGGCAGAAAAATTAAGGAAGAAAATTGAAGAGTATAACTTTGATAAAGTAGGAAAGGTTACTTCCAGTTTCGGAGTTACAGAAGCTACCCCTGAAGATACTCCTGATAGTATTGTAAAAAGAGCTGACCAGGCACTTTATCTGGCTAAAGAAAAAGGTAGAAACAGGGTTGAAGTTATACTACCTGAGATTTAG
- the ggt gene encoding gamma-glutamyltransferase encodes MKGVIAAGDKLTAEAGAEILEKGGNAFDAAIAALLAAPLAEPALTSLGGGGFLLAIEKGSFPLIYDFFVDVPPKRIENPDFFPVYVDFGSTVQEFHIGCGSVAIPGMIAGIYQIYKEKASMPLSELIKPALKYATEGIFLSKMQASFVKLLEPIFTATEEARKIYAPDGKLIDENTLYKNPDYANFLQKFAQEGAWLFYEGEIADRIDTLCKKHNGLIRKEDLRRYAVAEKDPVYFKFRDYDIFINSPPSPGGVLIAFTLKLLEKENLGDFGSIQHISKLVEAMHTTYLFRREHIDKYIHKTGIELIIEDENLIKTYQNFFKKRINLWGNTTHMSIIDKYGNAVSTTTTNGEGSGYIIPETGIMLNNMLGEEDLNPEGFFKWPEYVRLPSMMSPAAVLKENQIKLILGSAGSNRIRSAIIQTILNNIVFNKSVKEAVELPRIHYENHVVFIEPGYSEEIIKKAEELYETVVFEEKSLFFGGVQAVTGDFEGAGDPRRGGYVIKVD; translated from the coding sequence ATGAAAGGTGTTATAGCAGCAGGAGATAAGCTGACAGCCGAGGCTGGAGCTGAGATACTTGAGAAGGGTGGAAATGCTTTTGATGCAGCCATAGCAGCACTACTTGCAGCTCCTCTTGCAGAACCTGCACTTACAAGTTTAGGTGGTGGTGGTTTTCTCCTTGCTATTGAAAAAGGCTCATTCCCCCTAATCTATGATTTTTTTGTTGATGTTCCCCCAAAAAGAATAGAAAATCCAGATTTTTTCCCTGTTTATGTGGATTTTGGTTCTACTGTTCAGGAGTTCCATATAGGCTGTGGTTCAGTTGCTATTCCCGGTATGATTGCCGGTATATACCAGATATACAAAGAAAAAGCCTCAATGCCTCTTTCTGAGCTTATCAAACCAGCATTAAAATATGCCACCGAAGGAATTTTTCTTTCAAAAATGCAGGCATCATTTGTTAAACTTCTTGAACCTATTTTTACCGCTACAGAGGAAGCAAGGAAAATCTACGCCCCAGATGGAAAACTTATTGATGAAAACACCCTTTATAAAAATCCTGATTACGCAAACTTCTTACAAAAATTTGCACAGGAAGGAGCCTGGCTGTTTTATGAAGGGGAAATAGCAGACCGGATAGATACATTATGCAAAAAACATAATGGATTAATCAGAAAAGAGGATTTACGCAGATATGCTGTGGCAGAAAAAGACCCTGTTTATTTCAAGTTCAGGGATTACGACATTTTCATAAACTCTCCACCTTCACCTGGAGGGGTATTAATAGCATTTACATTAAAACTTCTTGAAAAAGAAAATTTAGGAGATTTTGGAAGTATACAGCATATATCAAAACTTGTTGAAGCAATGCATACAACATATCTGTTTAGAAGAGAACATATTGATAAATATATACATAAAACCGGCATAGAACTAATCATAGAGGATGAAAATCTGATTAAAACTTATCAAAACTTTTTCAAAAAAAGGATTAATCTGTGGGGAAATACAACCCATATGTCTATAATTGATAAATACGGGAACGCAGTTAGCACTACCACAACAAACGGAGAAGGTTCAGGGTATATAATTCCAGAAACAGGAATAATGTTAAATAATATGCTTGGAGAAGAAGACCTTAATCCCGAAGGATTTTTCAAATGGCCTGAGTATGTCCGACTTCCATCAATGATGTCTCCAGCTGCAGTTCTAAAGGAAAACCAGATAAAACTAATATTAGGAAGCGCAGGAAGTAACAGAATTAGAAGTGCAATTATACAGACGATTTTAAATAATATAGTTTTTAACAAAAGTGTGAAGGAAGCAGTAGAGTTACCACGAATACATTATGAAAATCATGTGGTATTTATTGAACCGGGATATTCTGAAGAAATTATTAAAAAAGCAGAGGAATTATACGAAACGGTGGTGTTTGAAGAAAAAAGTCTGTTTTTCGGTGGTGTTCAGGCTGTTACAGGTGATTTTGAGGGGGCGGGAGACCCCCGTAGAGGCGGTTATGTTATAAAAGTGGATTAA
- a CDS encoding YbdK family carboxylate-amine ligase codes for MISGGIEIKGHKSPQETLNFKTSKPFTVGAELEVQLVNREDFSLSDSADIIFKNLPEDLKDIVQPEVLTSMVEIVSPVCEKPEEVVYYLRKSLKEINQIGKDYGFTISALGTHTFAKKEETHITAKERYLRLLKELQILLRQFLIYGLHIHVGFPDRESAVRAYNLTINYLPVFLGISTSSPFFYGEFTGLHSYRTKIFEQLPRAGIPEYFKNFSEFEELFFILKDEGFIESIKDIWWDVRIHPDLGTVELRVCDSNPELDRIELLITLFQGISMLAQEIIIPEFYHQILKQNKWNATRHSIYGKFIDINGTSTVKEKAFELLENMQKKGIFEKLKTEDRINKLKDVLKKKPVSEKMILVYKKTNDIRILESLGFIEE; via the coding sequence ATTATCAGTGGAGGGATTGAGATTAAAGGTCACAAGAGCCCACAGGAAACATTAAACTTTAAAACTTCTAAACCTTTTACTGTAGGGGCAGAATTAGAGGTTCAGCTTGTAAATAGGGAAGATTTTTCTTTATCTGATAGTGCAGATATTATTTTTAAAAATCTGCCTGAAGATTTAAAGGATATCGTCCAGCCTGAAGTTCTTACATCAATGGTTGAGATTGTCTCCCCTGTATGCGAAAAACCTGAAGAGGTTGTGTATTATTTAAGAAAATCCCTTAAAGAGATAAACCAGATAGGCAAAGATTACGGTTTCACTATTTCAGCCCTTGGGACACATACATTTGCCAAAAAAGAAGAAACTCACATAACAGCTAAGGAAAGATATCTTCGGCTTTTAAAAGAACTTCAAATATTACTCAGACAATTTCTGATATACGGACTTCATATACATGTAGGCTTTCCAGACAGAGAAAGTGCCGTCAGAGCATACAACCTGACAATAAACTACCTGCCTGTTTTCCTTGGAATATCCACAAGCTCACCATTTTTCTATGGTGAATTTACAGGACTTCATTCATACAGGACAAAAATATTTGAACAGCTACCAAGAGCAGGTATTCCAGAGTATTTTAAGAATTTCTCAGAGTTTGAGGAACTATTTTTTATACTAAAAGATGAAGGCTTTATAGAAAGCATAAAAGATATATGGTGGGATGTCCGTATTCATCCAGACCTTGGAACTGTTGAACTAAGGGTATGCGACTCTAATCCAGAACTGGACAGGATAGAGCTGCTTATAACCCTTTTTCAAGGAATATCAATGCTGGCACAGGAGATAATAATTCCTGAGTTTTACCATCAGATTTTGAAACAGAATAAATGGAATGCAACAAGACACTCAATCTATGGGAAATTTATAGATATAAATGGGACATCCACCGTAAAAGAAAAAGCATTTGAACTGCTTGAAAATATGCAAAAGAAAGGAATATTTGAGAAACTTAAAACTGAAGACCGGATAAATAAACTAAAAGATGTATTGAAAAAGAAGCCTGTTTCTGAAAAAATGATACTGGTTTACAAAAAGACAAATGATATCAGAATACTGGAAAGTCTGGGTTTCATAGAAGAATGA
- a CDS encoding site-2 protease family protein translates to MRFKSIPIFKVFGIQVNLDFSWFIVFFLITFTLAEAFYPYYYPGHNFLVYLFVSAISAILLFASVLLHELSHSLVALKYGIPVREIDLFIFGGVAMIEEEAPSPKIEFLVAIAGPLCSFALAFIFFLLALFYPQDDLLNGIINYLMYVNLALGLFNLIPAFPLDGGRILRSIIWAKKDIITATKVSSWTGTMFAYFLMLLGFLSIIQGSFINALWYGFLGWFLKNAAKVSFEQTKLSVILSQYKVEQFMHTIKPVLPDETISEFMLYHYPMYNTRIFPVIGRDGKIYVVDIFDIKRIPQSQWDSIKVVDIAKPIVAYVSPYDTLMKALKLMNRYQLDELPVIYGNTVLGIIKRDVIESLLERYMLQEKFGR, encoded by the coding sequence ATGAGATTTAAATCTATTCCGATATTTAAAGTTTTCGGTATTCAGGTAAATCTGGATTTTAGCTGGTTTATTGTGTTTTTCCTTATTACATTTACCCTTGCAGAAGCTTTTTACCCTTATTACTACCCAGGACATAACTTTCTGGTTTATCTATTTGTAAGTGCAATATCAGCAATACTACTATTTGCTTCTGTTTTACTTCATGAACTATCCCATTCCCTTGTAGCTCTCAAATACGGTATTCCTGTAAGGGAGATAGACCTGTTTATATTTGGTGGTGTAGCCATGATAGAGGAGGAAGCTCCATCTCCTAAAATAGAATTTTTAGTGGCAATTGCAGGACCTTTATGTAGTTTTGCACTGGCTTTTATATTTTTCTTGCTGGCTCTTTTTTATCCTCAGGATGATTTATTAAACGGAATAATAAATTATCTTATGTATGTAAATCTCGCTCTGGGATTATTTAATCTCATTCCAGCCTTTCCTCTGGACGGCGGAAGAATTCTCAGATCAATAATCTGGGCTAAAAAGGATATAATCACTGCCACAAAAGTAAGCAGCTGGACAGGAACAATGTTTGCTTACTTTCTTATGCTTCTTGGTTTCCTTTCTATTATACAGGGAAGCTTTATTAACGCCTTATGGTATGGATTTCTGGGATGGTTTTTGAAAAATGCTGCCAAGGTAAGTTTTGAACAGACCAAATTATCTGTAATTCTTTCCCAATACAAAGTTGAACAATTTATGCATACTATAAAGCCTGTCTTACCGGATGAGACCATATCAGAATTTATGCTTTATCATTATCCTATGTATAACACAAGAATATTTCCTGTTATCGGCAGAGATGGGAAAATTTATGTGGTTGATATTTTTGATATAAAAAGAATTCCTCAATCACAATGGGACAGCATAAAAGTTGTTGATATTGCAAAACCTATTGTAGCTTATGTGAGTCCCTATGACACCCTTATGAAAGCTCTTAAATTAATGAACAGATACCAGCTTGATGAATTACCTGTGATCTATGGAAATACTGTTCTGGGAATAATAAAAAGAGATGTTATAGAGAGTTTATTAGAAAGATATATGCTACAGGAAAAATTTGGAAGGTGA
- the ftsY gene encoding signal recognition particle-docking protein FtsY codes for MFKSMFDRLKSGLEKTKKQFVDTFSSISFGRKIDEELFEDIEMVLLKADVGVKETEEILDFLRKESKKRRLKDGEELKELLKEKLYEILKECEKPLNLGDEKPAVILFLGINGSGKTTTVGKLAAQFVKEGKSVVLAAADTFRAAAIDQLEVWAERAGARIVKHSPGADPAAVVYDAVNSAKSRGDDIVLVDTAGRLHTKEHLIKELQKIKRTIQKLMPNQPVETILVLDGTIGQNSINQAKVFKEATDITGIVITKLDGTAKGGAIIPICKELKIPIKFIGVGEGIEDLQPFDAKAFVDALFD; via the coding sequence ATGTTCAAGTCTATGTTTGACAGACTGAAGTCAGGCCTTGAAAAAACTAAAAAGCAGTTTGTTGATACCTTTAGCAGTATATCATTTGGTAGAAAAATAGATGAGGAGCTTTTTGAAGATATTGAGATGGTTCTTCTCAAAGCGGATGTTGGAGTAAAGGAAACAGAAGAAATTCTGGATTTTCTGAGGAAAGAAAGCAAGAAGAGAAGACTGAAAGACGGAGAGGAATTAAAGGAATTACTGAAAGAAAAGCTTTACGAGATTTTAAAAGAGTGTGAAAAGCCTCTAAATCTTGGTGATGAAAAACCTGCTGTGATTTTGTTTCTTGGTATAAATGGCAGTGGGAAAACAACCACCGTTGGAAAACTGGCAGCCCAGTTTGTAAAAGAAGGTAAATCTGTTGTCCTTGCAGCAGCAGATACATTCAGGGCAGCAGCCATAGACCAGCTTGAAGTATGGGCAGAAAGGGCAGGTGCAAGGATTGTTAAACATTCTCCAGGAGCTGACCCTGCAGCTGTTGTGTATGATGCTGTAAATTCTGCAAAAAGCAGGGGGGATGACATAGTTCTGGTGGATACTGCTGGAAGATTGCACACTAAGGAGCATCTTATAAAGGAACTCCAGAAAATAAAAAGAACTATACAAAAACTTATGCCTAACCAACCTGTTGAAACAATACTTGTCCTTGATGGAACAATTGGACAGAACTCAATAAATCAGGCAAAAGTTTTCAAAGAAGCAACAGATATAACAGGAATAGTAATTACAAAGCTGGACGGAACGGCAAAAGGTGGAGCAATTATACCAATATGTAAAGAACTTAAAATTCCTATTAAGTTTATAGGTGTTGGTGAAGGAATAGAAGACTTACAGCCGTTTGATGCAAAGGCTTTTGTTGATGCCCTGTTTGATTAA
- the argH gene encoding argininosuccinate lyase, with the protein MAEKLWGGRFSESTDTFVEEFTESVSFDKELALYDIKGSIAHARMLGKQGIIPQEDAEKIIKGLEEIKKEIEEGKFQWRKELEDVHMNIEKALIEKIGDVGGKLHTGRSRNDQVITAFRLYLKEETNNIIQLLRQLKKALLEKAKETVDIVMPAYTHLQRAQPVRMAHYFLAYLEMYNRDEERFSDTLKRIDQMPLGSGALAGVDFPIDREMTAKELGFSQIMRNSLDATASRDAIIEFLSDAAICMSNLSRQSEDLIIWNSAEFFFIELPDKLTTGSSIMPQKKNPDVLELIRGKTGRVYGDLVALLTIVKGLPMAYNRDLQEDKEPVFDAVRTLKGSIIGMTKIIEGLKPRKEVMEKAAGGFALATDLANYLVRKGMPFRQAHHVVGQIVGYLTQKNRELESITLDELKKFSPLFEEDALNILSPYYVADARKSYGGTAKERILEQIKYWQEKLQ; encoded by the coding sequence ATGGCAGAAAAATTATGGGGCGGTAGATTTTCAGAAAGCACAGATACTTTTGTTGAGGAGTTTACCGAAAGTGTTTCTTTTGATAAGGAACTGGCTTTATACGATATAAAAGGAAGTATAGCCCACGCCAGAATGCTGGGGAAACAGGGAATTATTCCACAGGAAGATGCAGAAAAAATAATAAAAGGTCTTGAAGAAATAAAAAAAGAGATAGAAGAAGGCAAATTTCAGTGGAGAAAAGAGCTTGAAGACGTCCACATGAATATTGAAAAGGCCTTAATTGAAAAAATTGGCGATGTAGGAGGAAAACTCCACACAGGAAGAAGTAGAAATGACCAGGTAATAACAGCTTTCAGACTTTATCTTAAAGAAGAAACAAACAATATAATCCAGCTTTTACGACAGCTTAAAAAAGCACTTTTGGAAAAAGCAAAGGAAACAGTTGATATAGTAATGCCTGCTTATACTCATCTTCAGAGGGCACAGCCAGTAAGAATGGCTCATTATTTCTTAGCCTATCTGGAAATGTATAACAGAGATGAAGAAAGATTTTCAGATACTTTAAAGCGTATTGACCAGATGCCCCTTGGAAGTGGAGCACTGGCAGGAGTTGATTTCCCAATAGATAGAGAGATGACAGCAAAAGAATTGGGATTTTCACAAATCATGAGAAACTCCCTTGATGCTACAGCTTCAAGGGATGCAATAATAGAATTTTTATCTGATGCAGCAATCTGTATGTCAAATCTATCAAGACAATCAGAAGACCTGATTATATGGAACTCAGCCGAATTTTTCTTTATTGAGCTTCCTGATAAGTTAACCACAGGTTCTTCAATAATGCCTCAAAAGAAAAACCCTGATGTTTTAGAGCTTATACGTGGAAAAACAGGAAGGGTTTACGGGGATTTAGTTGCACTGCTGACTATAGTAAAAGGTCTTCCAATGGCTTATAACAGAGACCTGCAGGAAGATAAAGAACCTGTTTTTGATGCAGTTAGAACTCTGAAAGGTTCAATAATCGGAATGACAAAAATAATAGAAGGTCTAAAGCCAAGAAAAGAAGTTATGGAAAAGGCTGCAGGTGGATTTGCTTTAGCCACAGACCTTGCCAACTACCTTGTTAGAAAGGGTATGCCCTTCAGACAAGCACACCACGTTGTTGGACAGATAGTAGGTTATCTAACCCAGAAAAACAGGGAACTTGAGAGTATTACACTGGACGAGCTTAAAAAGTTTTCTCCGCTATTTGAAGAAGATGCCCTTAATATTCTTAGCCCTTACTATGTTGCAGATGCAAGAAAATCTTACGGCGGAACAGCGAAAGAAAGGATTT
- a CDS encoding OmpA family protein has product MIKKIAGTAIIAGLIISGCATKKSEETNLFQKNINQEIQALNKEIEKLYKLHVRECAPEEIGKAEAYIDAIDGLAYINPDTGEIVKTEIKTIDKILYKNKAQKYVALARNKVYSDVDGDGIPCYQEIEQGTNPFESETKKVSQQTTEKPKKLPEIKAGYRPLKLHARIHFDFDKYTIKRDYLPYLNVITRYLKAHDELKIKIVGYTDSIGSKAYNDRLARKRAEAIKNYLVKHGISPERIEIIGKGKEDYLFDNNTPLNRFTNRRAEFFVMEPTQ; this is encoded by the coding sequence ATGATTAAGAAAATCGCTGGAACAGCTATAATTGCAGGTTTGATAATATCTGGTTGTGCCACTAAGAAATCTGAAGAAACCAACCTTTTTCAGAAAAATATAAATCAAGAAATTCAGGCACTTAACAAAGAGATTGAGAAGTTATACAAACTCCATGTGAGAGAGTGTGCTCCGGAAGAAATTGGAAAAGCAGAGGCTTATATTGATGCTATAGATGGCCTTGCATATATAAATCCTGATACTGGAGAAATAGTAAAAACAGAGATTAAAACAATAGATAAAATCCTCTACAAAAACAAAGCCCAGAAATATGTAGCACTTGCAAGGAATAAGGTTTATAGCGATGTAGATGGGGATGGTATCCCTTGCTATCAGGAAATAGAACAGGGAACAAATCCTTTTGAATCAGAAACTAAAAAGGTATCCCAGCAGACAACTGAAAAACCAAAAAAACTACCTGAAATTAAAGCTGGATACAGACCTTTAAAACTTCATGCAAGAATCCATTTTGATTTTGATAAATACACAATCAAGAGAGATTACCTTCCATATCTTAATGTTATTACCAGATATCTAAAAGCCCATGATGAACTTAAGATTAAAATTGTGGGATACACAGATAGTATAGGAAGTAAAGCATATAATGACAGACTTGCCAGAAAAAGAGCAGAAGCGATTAAAAATTATCTTGTAAAACACGGAATATCCCCAGAAAGAATAGAAATCATAGGAAAAGGTAAAGAAGATTATCTATTTGATAATAATACTCCACTTAACAGATTTACCAACAGAAGAGCCGAGTTCTTTGTAATGGAACCTACCCAGTAA
- a CDS encoding metal-binding protein: MAAGRTHDLINLSVLPVAIYYLNPENPIGFIGGYFIGTFFLSPDNDIFHSKPNKRWKTLKFIWYPYTKLFSHRGISHIPVLGMITKLIYLTLIFSLMSAIILIPVYFYKPDLFLQVDLNPQTMKEYLLHPFTVSFFFGLILSEIVHVITDIIYSAIKKLKVL, from the coding sequence GTGGCTGCAGGAAGAACACATGACTTAATAAATCTGTCTGTTCTTCCTGTGGCTATTTACTATCTAAATCCTGAAAACCCCATTGGATTTATAGGTGGATATTTTATAGGAACTTTTTTCTTATCCCCTGATAACGATATTTTTCATTCAAAACCTAACAAACGCTGGAAAACTTTAAAATTTATCTGGTATCCATATACAAAGCTTTTTTCCCATAGAGGAATCTCCCATATTCCTGTTCTGGGAATGATAACAAAACTGATATACCTGACCCTTATTTTTTCTTTGATGTCTGCAATTATTTTAATACCTGTTTATTTTTACAAACCTGATTTATTTTTACAGGTGGATTTAAATCCTCAAACAATGAAAGAATATCTTTTACACCCTTTCACAGTTTCTTTCTTTTTTGGTCTTATACTGTCAGAGATTGTTCATGTAATTACTGATATTATATATTCAGCAATCAAAAAACTTAAGGTGCTGTGA